From Kamptonema formosum PCC 6407, a single genomic window includes:
- a CDS encoding undecaprenyl-diphosphate phosphatase, with amino-acid sequence MIANLNVLLAQAPIDTPAVQPQIDILQAIVLGIVQGLTEFLPISSSGHLKIVPLVLGWGDPGVAYTAVIQLGSIAAVLWYFWEDLTNISIGAYKAIIRSEYDSQDFRLAVGIGLGTLPILFFGVLIKVLIKDYDNSPLRSVAAIGIASIIMSLLLAIAEKIGKRRRTFEKLTVFDGIVMGLAQAIALIPGVSRSGSTLTAGLFLGLERGAAARFSFLLGIPAITLAGLIELKSALGEGIGQAGLISVVVGTVSAAVFSYLAIAWLLKFLQTQNTWIFVWYRLAFGTAILCAIAGGALKNI; translated from the coding sequence ATGATTGCTAATCTTAATGTGCTTTTAGCTCAAGCACCCATCGATACCCCTGCTGTACAACCACAGATCGATATTTTACAGGCGATCGTTTTAGGAATAGTGCAAGGGTTAACAGAGTTTTTGCCCATCAGTAGCAGCGGCCATTTGAAGATAGTACCCCTGGTACTGGGTTGGGGCGATCCCGGCGTTGCCTATACTGCTGTAATTCAGTTGGGTAGCATCGCTGCGGTGCTATGGTATTTTTGGGAAGACTTGACAAATATTAGTATTGGTGCATATAAAGCTATAATTCGATCTGAATACGATTCCCAAGATTTTCGCTTGGCAGTAGGGATTGGTTTAGGAACCCTACCAATTTTATTTTTCGGAGTGTTAATTAAGGTATTGATTAAAGACTATGATAATTCACCTCTAAGGAGTGTGGCAGCAATAGGAATTGCTTCTATTATCATGTCGCTGCTATTGGCAATAGCAGAAAAAATTGGTAAGCGTCGGCGCACCTTTGAGAAATTAACTGTATTCGATGGTATTGTAATGGGATTAGCCCAGGCAATCGCCTTAATTCCTGGTGTTTCTCGCTCTGGTTCCACATTGACAGCAGGGTTATTTCTGGGGTTAGAAAGAGGGGCCGCAGCACGGTTTTCTTTCTTGTTAGGAATTCCGGCAATTACGTTAGCTGGATTAATTGAGTTAAAAAGTGCTTTAGGAGAGGGAATAGGTCAGGCTGGATTAATTTCTGTGGTGGTTGGAACGGTATCAGCGGCGGTGTTTTCTTATCTGGCTATTGCCTGGTTGTTGAAATTTCTGCAAACTCAGAATACCTGGATTTTTGTTTGGTATCGGCTAGCTTTTGGAACTGCTATTTTGTGCGCGATTGCTGGTGGAGCGTTAAAAAATATCTAA
- the galT gene encoding galactose-1-phosphate uridylyltransferase: MSELRQNIITRDWVIIATERARRPDQFALPIKNLKPLSPHQIDCPFCVGNEEDGTFEAFRLCDRNGWKVRAILNKFPALSPTQARVRISDGIHRTMSGMGYHEVIVEHPRHDLTTALLDVEDIANILLVYRQRYSQIRQDSRIETIIIFKNHGESAGTSLEHPHSQIAATPVVPYQFRTRIDEAIRYFDDTGECLFCQTLQDELTAKERIIVESEYFVAFIPYAALSPFHTWIFPRRHSSSFDDITDEEIGDLASTMKTILAKLYHGLNNPDYNYTIRSVPTGEMGTKYFHWYIAIVPRVSRQAGFELGSGMYINTALPEESASFLRSVEIPFD; this comes from the coding sequence ATGTCTGAACTCAGACAAAATATAATTACCAGAGATTGGGTAATCATCGCTACTGAAAGGGCAAGAAGACCAGACCAATTTGCCCTACCAATCAAAAACTTAAAACCCTTGTCTCCCCATCAGATTGATTGCCCCTTTTGTGTAGGTAATGAGGAGGATGGGACATTTGAAGCATTCCGCTTGTGCGATCGCAACGGGTGGAAAGTAAGGGCAATTCTCAATAAATTTCCCGCTTTATCGCCCACCCAAGCACGAGTTAGGATATCAGATGGAATTCACCGCACTATGTCGGGAATGGGATATCATGAAGTGATTGTCGAACATCCCCGCCACGACTTAACTACTGCTTTATTAGATGTTGAAGATATAGCTAATATCCTCTTAGTTTACCGCCAGCGATATTCACAAATCAGGCAAGATAGCCGCATTGAGACAATTATTATCTTTAAAAATCACGGCGAAAGTGCAGGCACTTCTCTAGAACATCCCCACTCACAAATAGCCGCTACACCAGTTGTACCTTACCAATTTCGCACTCGCATTGACGAAGCAATTAGATATTTTGACGATACAGGAGAATGTCTATTTTGTCAAACTTTACAAGACGAATTAACCGCAAAAGAAAGAATAATTGTTGAAAGCGAATATTTTGTCGCTTTTATTCCCTACGCCGCACTTTCGCCTTTTCATACTTGGATTTTTCCGCGTCGTCATTCCTCTTCATTTGATGATATTACCGATGAGGAAATTGGCGACCTCGCCTCTACTATGAAAACTATACTTGCTAAGCTTTATCATGGATTAAATAATCCCGACTATAATTATACTATCCGCTCTGTACCAACAGGGGAAATGGGGACAAAATATTTTCATTGGTATATCGCTATTGTTCCCAGAGTTTCCAGGCAAGCGGGGTTTGAGTTAGGCAGCGGAATGTATATCAACACGGCATTACCAGAAGAGAGCGCAAGTTTCTTGCGCTCGGTGGAAATACCTTTTGATTAG
- the egtD gene encoding L-histidine N(alpha)-methyltransferase produces the protein MSADVYNIICVHLSSSAVENHKSSILAIDIMKYSRISETEKLANSWETRLYLEQLVTPSVPSERTGSDVINGLSQQPKSLPPRYFYDDRGSKLFELICDLPEYYLTRTETSILQECASQIAHLTGPAEIVELGSGSSTKTRILLDAYSQLGYPLRYLPIDISETILESSAYQLLTDYPSLEVHGIVSTYDLALAKLTPSPLPTRMICFLGSTLGNLNPEECDIFFSQIVGAMRLGEYFLLGVDLHKSKDILEPAYNDSQGVTAAFNLNMLQHLNRLFEGNFDLTQFQHWAFYNEEFHQIEMHLQSRRSQTVELRGLNLTVEFEAEETIRSEISRKFDLKIIQEELSRRCLVPLQVWTDKNHRFGLMLSQLQSKLG, from the coding sequence ATGAGCGCAGATGTTTATAATATTATTTGCGTTCATCTGTCTTCATCAGCAGTTGAAAATCACAAAAGTAGCATTTTGGCAATAGATATTATGAAATATTCAAGAATTTCTGAGACCGAAAAATTAGCCAACAGTTGGGAAACACGGCTATACTTAGAGCAATTAGTTACTCCCTCTGTACCCTCAGAAAGGACTGGGAGTGATGTCATTAACGGTTTGAGTCAACAACCTAAATCTCTGCCACCTCGCTATTTTTACGACGATCGCGGCTCGAAACTATTTGAGTTAATTTGCGACTTGCCGGAGTATTATTTAACAAGGACTGAGACAAGTATTTTGCAAGAATGTGCTAGCCAGATCGCACATTTAACTGGCCCTGCTGAAATTGTAGAATTAGGCAGTGGCAGTTCCACTAAAACCCGGATTTTGCTAGATGCTTATTCCCAATTAGGATATCCTTTACGTTATTTGCCAATTGATATTAGTGAAACTATTTTAGAAAGCAGTGCTTATCAACTGTTGACAGATTATCCCTCCCTTGAGGTTCATGGAATTGTCAGCACTTACGATTTAGCTTTAGCGAAGCTGACACCATCACCTTTACCAACTCGAATGATTTGTTTTTTAGGCAGTACGCTAGGTAATCTCAATCCTGAAGAATGCGATATTTTCTTTTCTCAAATTGTCGGTGCAATGCGACTAGGAGAGTATTTTTTATTAGGCGTTGACCTTCACAAATCTAAAGATATTTTAGAGCCAGCATATAACGATAGTCAAGGGGTGACGGCTGCATTTAACTTGAATATGCTACAACATCTCAATCGTCTGTTTGAAGGCAATTTTGATTTGACCCAGTTTCAGCATTGGGCTTTTTATAATGAAGAATTTCACCAAATTGAGATGCACTTGCAGAGTAGGCGATCGCAAACTGTCGAATTGCGCGGTCTAAATTTGACAGTTGAATTTGAGGCGGAGGAAACTATCAGAAGCGAAATTTCCCGGAAGTTTGACTTAAAGATAATTCAGGAAGAATTATCGCGCCGATGTTTAGTACCTTTGCAAGTTTGGACTGATAAAAATCATCGGTTTGGTTTGATGTTGTCGCAGTTGCAGTCAAAATTGGGATAA
- the egtC gene encoding ergothioneine biosynthesis protein EgtC, with the protein MCRLLGYLGPSILLDRILCKPEHSLIIQSYQPREMTSGLLNADGFGVGWHHPQQETDPFTYKSTVPIWNEVNISSLSRYVESNSILAYVRSATAGQTLDLSNCQPFVRDRILFVHNGAIKHFRQTLYRPIRNLLSDRVYQSIDGTTDSEHIFALFNELRENNSLSLEDALYKTLTILAEMANPPTFPLSKQGIELSANVIISDGSQLVASRFAFGNTPPSLYWLRDDPTFPEAVIIASEPLFAGNWHSCPEQSIISVGKDFDINIRTIS; encoded by the coding sequence ATGTGCCGCTTACTCGGCTACCTCGGCCCATCTATTCTACTCGATCGCATCCTGTGTAAACCGGAACATTCGCTGATTATCCAAAGTTATCAACCCCGTGAGATGACATCAGGTTTACTCAACGCCGATGGTTTTGGTGTAGGTTGGCATCACCCACAGCAGGAAACTGACCCATTTACTTACAAGAGTACAGTTCCTATCTGGAATGAAGTCAACATTTCCAGCCTCAGTCGTTACGTTGAATCAAACTCCATACTAGCTTACGTCCGCAGCGCCACTGCGGGTCAAACTTTAGATTTGAGTAACTGCCAGCCATTTGTGCGCGATCGCATCCTATTCGTCCATAATGGTGCAATTAAACATTTTCGGCAAACACTCTACAGACCAATTCGCAATCTCCTAAGCGATCGAGTCTACCAATCTATTGACGGCACAACAGATTCAGAGCATATATTCGCCTTGTTTAACGAATTGAGAGAGAACAATAGTTTAAGCCTAGAAGATGCCTTATACAAGACATTAACTATTCTAGCAGAAATGGCAAATCCCCCCACATTTCCCTTGAGTAAACAAGGAATAGAACTTTCAGCTAATGTCATCATCAGTGATGGTTCCCAGCTAGTAGCTTCTCGCTTTGCCTTTGGAAATACGCCTCCCTCCTTGTATTGGCTACGGGACGATCCAACTTTCCCGGAAGCTGTCATCATTGCTTCTGAACCTCTATTTGCTGGAAATTGGCATTCTTGTCCCGAACAAAGTATTATCAGTGTAGGAAAAGACTTTGATATCAACATCCGTACAATTTCGTAG
- a CDS encoding TIGR03279 family radical SAM protein, with protein MSELSIRPALITKVIPDSIAAEIGFEPGDSIVSINGQKPRDLIDYQYLVADEFLELEVLDIKGKSHNLEIEKDCDEDLGLEFETALFDGLIQCNNRCPFCFIDQQPPGKRETLYLKDDDYRLSFLYGSYLTLTNLTQKEWDRIEQMRLSPLYISVHATEPEVRIRLLKNFRAGKILEQIKWFEERRLQIHAQVVVCPGINDGEHLERTLLDLAKFHQGNIPAVASVAVVPVGLTRWRPGEDELVPVVAQKAQEVIKQVQSLQAKLRQETGANCIWLADEWFLIAGEELPSAADYEDYPQIGNGVGSIRQFIQEFEEAIKKLPPQKINPPRKWTWVVGNAVEKAFEPIVQRLNQIEGLEVNMVALESGYWGVAIAVTGLLTGQDLLAGLQGRDFGDGILLPSVMLKQGDSLFLDDMTLEEVAQKLKTCIFPVMGVENLILTAIGQYSNRLGG; from the coding sequence ATGAGCGAATTATCAATCCGCCCCGCGCTAATCACTAAAGTTATTCCCGATTCTATCGCCGCCGAGATCGGATTTGAACCTGGAGACTCGATAGTATCTATCAACGGTCAAAAACCTCGCGATTTAATTGACTACCAATACCTCGTAGCCGACGAATTTCTAGAACTGGAAGTATTAGATATTAAAGGTAAAAGCCACAACCTAGAAATCGAAAAAGACTGTGACGAAGACTTAGGCTTAGAATTTGAAACCGCCCTTTTTGACGGATTAATTCAGTGTAATAACCGCTGCCCTTTTTGCTTCATTGACCAACAACCACCGGGCAAACGCGAAACTCTATATCTTAAAGATGATGACTATCGCCTCAGTTTCCTTTATGGCAGTTATCTTACCCTAACTAATTTAACTCAAAAAGAATGGGATAGGATCGAACAAATGCGACTATCTCCCCTTTATATTTCCGTTCATGCAACTGAGCCCGAAGTGCGAATTCGCCTATTAAAAAATTTCCGGGCTGGTAAAATTTTAGAGCAAATTAAATGGTTTGAAGAGCGGCGTTTGCAAATTCACGCCCAAGTTGTTGTCTGTCCCGGAATTAATGATGGCGAACATTTAGAACGCACTCTGTTAGATTTAGCTAAATTTCATCAAGGTAATATTCCTGCGGTTGCATCTGTGGCAGTAGTTCCAGTTGGTTTAACCCGATGGCGACCCGGAGAGGATGAACTTGTGCCAGTGGTAGCCCAAAAAGCGCAAGAAGTAATCAAACAAGTACAATCTTTACAAGCTAAACTGCGACAAGAAACGGGAGCAAATTGTATTTGGTTAGCCGATGAATGGTTTTTAATCGCAGGTGAAGAATTGCCCTCTGCTGCTGATTACGAAGATTATCCGCAAATAGGCAATGGTGTCGGTTCTATTCGTCAATTTATCCAAGAATTTGAAGAAGCCATCAAGAAATTACCACCACAGAAAATAAATCCGCCGCGAAAATGGACTTGGGTAGTTGGCAATGCTGTAGAAAAAGCTTTTGAGCCGATAGTGCAGCGGCTAAACCAAATTGAAGGGCTGGAAGTTAATATGGTAGCTTTAGAAAGCGGTTATTGGGGAGTCGCGATCGCCGTTACAGGGTTGCTGACCGGTCAAGACTTGCTCGCAGGTTTGCAGGGGCGGGACTTCGGGGATGGCATTCTGCTACCATCGGTCATGCTCAAACAGGGAGATAGCCTGTTTTTAGACGATATGACCCTTGAGGAAGTAGCCCAAAAGCTAAAAACGTGCATTTTTCCAGTCATGGGAGTTGAAAACCTGATCCTGACTGCCATCGGGCAATATAGCAACCGCCTTGGCGGTTAG
- a CDS encoding TolC family protein: protein MRVFRHLVVVGVGAAITFSNVGRSAATPPLAQSQDTQPETNQLKLGRDFKSAPKTAGERKSQEGYVPAVSPPTQSQEAHTETSSLQLGANFKSASKATTETSSLQSGASFKSASKATEPTSQKQEMPLPQPRPDRKADLTLKRGLGAVAIAPPQLKQRLSGSLKRATNSNSNTAQAPSPNVEPVEIPTPGVVPTTPVETIPPPAPSRTPLESFPGLTPNGTLQTQPPEFLEPNPNPLSFPTRPEEVRIERTQPITLQQAIDLARRNSQTLQIAQLQLEQSQAVVREQQAALYPDLNVQVDLNRQISAGGELGVRAQERRRNFLESQGQPVGGAAPQNFGSNTVNTTLQLSYNVDLFGARTANIRAAEEQNRFRELEVERIAEELRFDVSTNYYNLQDADGRVAISEAAVRNAQQSLRDAEALERAGVGTRFAVLQAQVNLANEQQRLNEARRDQLVRRRQLAEILNISQSVELTAADPVEQAGSWRLSLEESIVLALKNRAELEQQLVQRAASEQQRRSIVAGRKPQLNVFANYNVLGVDPDEGDYFASRGWADGYSVGARLTWNFFDGGAAQARTQQREFDIAIAETRFDQLRNQVRREVEQGYFELESSFASIETAETGVLQAREALRLARLRFQAGVGTQTDVIQAETDLTRSERNRLLAIIGYNRALSALERAVTNLPGNDLSDTP, encoded by the coding sequence ATGCGCGTTTTTCGTCATCTCGTGGTTGTAGGGGTAGGTGCGGCGATTACTTTCAGTAATGTAGGGCGGAGTGCGGCTACACCACCCTTGGCTCAGTCCCAAGACACCCAGCCAGAAACTAATCAGCTCAAATTAGGGCGGGATTTCAAATCTGCCCCAAAAACAGCAGGAGAGCGAAAATCGCAGGAGGGATATGTTCCTGCGGTATCCCCCCCAACTCAATCTCAGGAAGCTCACACCGAAACTAGCTCCCTGCAATTGGGGGCAAACTTCAAATCGGCATCAAAAGCAACAACCGAAACTAGCTCCCTGCAATCAGGGGCAAGCTTCAAATCGGCATCAAAAGCAACAGAGCCAACATCTCAGAAACAAGAGATGCCTTTGCCTCAGCCAAGGCCCGACAGAAAGGCAGACTTAACCCTGAAGCGGGGCTTGGGTGCAGTGGCGATCGCACCTCCACAGCTAAAGCAAAGACTTTCCGGCAGTCTCAAGAGAGCCACAAACAGCAACTCAAATACTGCCCAAGCACCTTCCCCAAACGTCGAGCCAGTAGAAATCCCTACACCTGGGGTTGTGCCAACTACTCCTGTCGAAACTATCCCACCTCCAGCCCCTAGTCGCACTCCTCTGGAGAGTTTCCCAGGACTAACACCGAATGGGACTTTGCAAACCCAGCCTCCTGAGTTCCTAGAACCCAACCCCAATCCCCTCAGCTTTCCCACTCGACCAGAGGAAGTGAGGATCGAACGTACTCAGCCCATTACCTTGCAGCAGGCGATCGATCTCGCTCGCCGCAATTCTCAGACTTTGCAGATTGCCCAACTGCAACTGGAACAGAGCCAAGCGGTTGTGCGGGAACAGCAAGCAGCTTTGTATCCCGATCTCAACGTTCAAGTCGATCTCAACCGCCAAATCAGCGCGGGCGGAGAGCTTGGGGTTCGCGCTCAGGAACGCAGGCGAAACTTTTTAGAATCTCAAGGTCAACCAGTGGGCGGAGCCGCCCCCCAAAACTTTGGCAGCAATACTGTCAATACAACTTTGCAGTTGAGCTACAACGTGGATCTGTTTGGTGCTCGTACTGCTAATATCCGAGCTGCGGAGGAACAGAATCGGTTTCGAGAGTTAGAAGTAGAGCGGATAGCCGAGGAACTTCGCTTCGATGTTTCTACTAATTACTACAACTTGCAAGATGCTGATGGGCGAGTAGCAATTAGCGAGGCGGCCGTGAGAAATGCTCAGCAGAGTTTGCGAGATGCCGAAGCTCTAGAACGGGCTGGGGTAGGAACTAGATTTGCGGTATTACAGGCTCAGGTGAATTTAGCCAACGAGCAGCAAAGGTTAAATGAAGCCCGTCGCGATCAGCTAGTTCGCAGACGGCAACTAGCTGAAATTTTAAATATCAGTCAGTCTGTAGAGTTAACAGCGGCAGATCCCGTCGAGCAAGCTGGGTCTTGGAGGCTATCTCTGGAAGAGAGTATTGTGCTGGCTCTGAAAAATCGAGCTGAGTTAGAACAGCAGTTAGTGCAGCGGGCCGCTAGCGAACAGCAGCGGCGCTCGATTGTGGCAGGCCGCAAGCCCCAACTGAATGTGTTTGCTAACTATAATGTTTTGGGCGTAGACCCGGATGAAGGAGACTACTTTGCCTCTCGCGGCTGGGCGGATGGCTACTCAGTAGGCGCAAGACTGACGTGGAATTTCTTCGATGGGGGAGCTGCTCAAGCGAGAACTCAACAGCGAGAATTTGATATTGCGATCGCAGAAACTCGCTTTGACCAACTTCGCAATCAGGTGCGCCGCGAAGTGGAACAAGGCTATTTTGAGTTGGAGTCGAGTTTTGCCAGTATTGAAACTGCCGAAACTGGCGTACTCCAGGCAAGAGAAGCTCTGCGCTTAGCCA
- a CDS encoding adenylate/guanylate cyclase domain-containing protein, translating to MVTLQPTPHLVLRTDAGNRYLPLVGSNCWTIGRSDDNNFVLSDRWISRSHAMLQRMETGEFYLIDLGSRNGSFVNGRRVSIPVTLKNSDRLVFGQTELEFNCPPTNRLSGPLIEADSEDFTATLTVRSLISVMVMDIRDFTVLTRQLDETILSEVIGSWFRQAGQIIREHGSWVDKYIGDAIMAVWFHKANGVSQDEMLRICQALSQLHKATDELSSRYPLPFPLRVGAGINTGYAMVGNAGSSDRSDYTALGDTVNAAFRLESCTKQIGKDIALGETTYKYLSELGGSNVFKQYAVDLKGYEHPTITYGSTFAELNSFLKTKSTS from the coding sequence GTGGTGACGTTACAACCCACTCCTCATTTGGTACTTCGCACTGATGCGGGCAATCGCTATCTACCTCTGGTGGGCAGCAATTGCTGGACTATTGGGCGGAGCGATGATAATAATTTCGTGTTAAGCGATCGGTGGATTTCCCGCAGCCACGCGATGTTACAACGGATGGAAACAGGAGAGTTTTACCTGATCGATCTGGGCAGTCGTAATGGCTCTTTTGTCAATGGGCGGCGGGTGAGTATTCCTGTAACTTTGAAGAATAGCGATCGCCTAGTCTTTGGTCAAACTGAACTGGAGTTTAACTGTCCCCCTACCAATCGCCTTAGTGGCCCCTTAATCGAGGCTGATTCTGAAGATTTTACTGCTACTTTGACGGTTCGCAGTCTGATCTCGGTGATGGTAATGGATATCCGAGATTTTACTGTTTTGACTAGGCAACTCGACGAAACTATTCTCTCAGAAGTGATCGGTAGTTGGTTCCGCCAAGCAGGGCAAATTATCCGCGAGCATGGTAGTTGGGTAGACAAATACATTGGCGATGCGATCATGGCTGTCTGGTTTCACAAGGCTAACGGCGTTAGCCAGGATGAGATGCTGCGAATTTGTCAAGCTCTAAGTCAACTTCATAAGGCTACAGATGAACTTAGCAGTCGTTATCCCCTTCCCTTTCCTTTGCGAGTGGGAGCGGGAATTAATACGGGTTATGCGATGGTGGGAAATGCTGGTAGTAGCGATCGCTCAGATTATACGGCTCTCGGAGATACTGTCAATGCAGCTTTTCGCCTAGAATCTTGCACGAAGCAAATTGGTAAAGATATTGCTCTAGGAGAGACGACTTACAAATACCTCTCGGAGTTGGGAGGAAGCAACGTTTTCAAGCAGTATGCCGTTGATTTGAAAGGTTACGAGCATCCTACTATTACTTATGGCAGCACTTTTGCGGAATTAAATAGTTTTCTGAAAACGAAAAGCACTAGCTAG
- a CDS encoding SUMF1/EgtB/PvdO family nonheme iron enzyme: MISTSVQFRREAIALALHRCRLGTLQLFDGIDWDTFCRQAHSEFSPVGWHLGHIAYTEELWLLQRCAGISPLFPKYRQMFAADILPKKERVYLPTFAEVCCYLDTVRKQVLNYLKTAPIEEQERLWQFVIQHESQHCETISFVLQMQREEKAIQQLSNELNTPLPNSLSGNIKLPDSENLFLHLNELKSTVGEREDGINKLPIANNLSPSHSPMIEIPAGKFEMGNDGIDALDNEQSSHLHYLETYCIDPYPVTCNQYRNFIEVGGYQNPQYWSKAGWEWLQNNPVNQPLYWSNNPTFDNHPVCGVSWYEAEAYCQFIGKRLPTEAEWEKAASWNSHTNIKNIYPWGEKEPQPHQCNHDNTVGKTTPVDTYPEGKSAYGCWDMLGNVWEWTSSWFHAYEGFESYPYPGYSQTYFDGEHLVLKGGSWATRPWALRSSFRNWYHPGVRQIIAGFRCAK, from the coding sequence TTGATATCAACATCCGTACAATTTCGTAGAGAAGCGATCGCACTCGCTTTGCATCGATGTCGCCTCGGTACTTTACAATTATTTGATGGCATAGATTGGGATACTTTTTGTCGCCAAGCACATTCAGAATTCAGTCCTGTCGGCTGGCATCTCGGTCACATTGCCTACACCGAAGAATTGTGGTTATTGCAGCGATGTGCAGGGATCTCGCCTTTATTTCCCAAGTATCGGCAAATGTTTGCTGCTGATATTTTACCAAAAAAAGAACGGGTTTATTTGCCCACATTTGCCGAAGTATGCTGTTACTTAGATACTGTTAGAAAACAGGTATTAAATTACTTGAAGACAGCGCCGATAGAAGAACAAGAACGCCTCTGGCAATTTGTAATTCAGCATGAAAGTCAGCATTGCGAAACAATTTCTTTTGTCTTGCAGATGCAAAGAGAGGAAAAAGCAATACAGCAGTTATCAAATGAATTAAATACACCCCTACCTAACTCTCTTTCTGGTAATATAAAACTGCCCGATTCAGAAAATTTGTTTTTGCACTTAAATGAGTTAAAATCTACTGTAGGCGAAAGAGAAGATGGTATTAATAAATTACCAATCGCCAATAACTTATCCCCTTCTCATTCGCCCATGATTGAAATTCCGGCGGGAAAATTTGAAATGGGAAATGATGGCATTGACGCTTTAGATAATGAGCAATCTAGCCACCTGCATTACTTAGAAACCTACTGCATAGATCCCTACCCTGTCACCTGCAATCAATACCGAAATTTTATAGAAGTAGGCGGCTATCAAAATCCCCAATACTGGTCAAAAGCTGGCTGGGAATGGCTGCAAAACAACCCAGTAAACCAGCCCCTTTATTGGTCAAATAACCCAACTTTTGATAATCATCCAGTTTGCGGTGTTAGCTGGTATGAAGCAGAAGCTTACTGTCAATTTATAGGCAAGCGACTCCCCACAGAAGCAGAATGGGAAAAAGCCGCTAGTTGGAATTCGCATACAAACATTAAAAACATCTATCCTTGGGGAGAAAAAGAACCGCAACCCCATCAGTGCAACCATGACAATACTGTGGGAAAAACTACACCCGTAGATACATATCCAGAGGGGAAAAGTGCTTATGGCTGTTGGGATATGTTAGGTAATGTTTGGGAGTGGACATCCTCCTGGTTTCATGCTTATGAGGGGTTTGAAAGCTACCCTTATCCGGGATATTCTCAAACTTATTTTGATGGCGAACACCTAGTTTTGAAAGGAGGCAGTTGGGCAACTCGTCCCTGGGCTTTGCGTTCTAGTTTTCGCAACTGGTATCATCCCGGAGTGCGACAGATTATAGCAGGTTTTCGCTGTGCTAAATAG
- a CDS encoding DUF3120 domain-containing protein — translation MFNETLSEFTSTAASDRDSHFSTFFLGKLRFSTTWLIFGAAVFLVTVPVFFQAPLVRQMPVVSLTMTVGWLAIAFKLLKNPSTWLWGDLLLGFTWSWLTGGIYWGWLRWEPLWHLPVEGALVPLAIWCLRREWGKVGNWFYLGSLFGTAVTDGYFYLTGLIPHWRQLMQVDISLAMPIFQSAIAVVRTPWGVSCAIFLVGVLLTVGLFPLRFGKPHWWAFSGAVLGTILVDSLFLLAASVN, via the coding sequence TTGTTTAACGAAACTTTGTCTGAGTTCACTTCTACCGCCGCGAGCGATCGCGACAGCCATTTTTCCACATTTTTTTTAGGCAAGCTCAGATTTAGCACAACCTGGTTAATATTTGGGGCTGCTGTTTTCCTGGTGACAGTGCCCGTATTTTTCCAAGCACCGCTAGTCCGGCAGATGCCAGTGGTAAGCTTGACAATGACAGTAGGCTGGCTGGCGATCGCCTTCAAGCTACTCAAAAACCCTTCAACTTGGCTTTGGGGAGACTTACTGCTAGGATTCACTTGGAGTTGGTTGACGGGAGGCATTTATTGGGGTTGGTTGCGCTGGGAACCACTTTGGCACTTACCAGTCGAAGGGGCCTTAGTACCTTTAGCAATTTGGTGTTTGAGGCGCGAGTGGGGAAAAGTGGGAAACTGGTTTTATCTAGGTTCTCTCTTTGGTACAGCAGTAACAGATGGATATTTTTACCTGACAGGGTTAATTCCCCACTGGCGACAGTTAATGCAGGTAGACATATCCTTAGCAATGCCAATTTTTCAAAGTGCGATCGCCGTTGTGCGTACCCCTTGGGGAGTTAGCTGTGCGATTTTCTTAGTCGGAGTGCTCTTAACTGTGGGCCTTTTCCCTTTACGCTTCGGCAAACCTCACTGGTGGGCATTTTCAGGAGCAGTATTGGGTACAATTCTGGTAGATAGTCTATTTTTGCTGGCCGCTTCGGTAAACTGA